The Vibrio gallaecicus genome contains a region encoding:
- a CDS encoding gamma carbonic anhydrase family protein: protein MSSIRSYKGISPQIGQAVYIDTSSVLVGDIKVGDDSSVWPLVAARGDVNHIHIGDRTNIQDGSVLHVTHKNAENPEGYPLLIGNDVTIGHKVMLHGCTIEDRVLVGMGAIVLDGVVIKEEVMIGAGSLVPPNKVLESGYLYVGSPVKQARPLNDKERAFLQKSADNYVQNKNDYLDSVLPV, encoded by the coding sequence ATGAGTTCAATACGCAGTTATAAAGGAATATCACCTCAAATAGGGCAAGCTGTCTATATAGATACAAGTTCTGTACTGGTTGGTGATATCAAAGTCGGTGACGATTCGAGTGTATGGCCTTTAGTTGCAGCCCGAGGGGATGTGAACCATATCCATATTGGTGATAGAACTAACATTCAAGATGGCAGTGTATTACATGTTACCCATAAGAATGCTGAAAACCCTGAGGGTTATCCTCTATTAATAGGTAATGATGTCACTATTGGACATAAAGTAATGCTGCATGGCTGCACTATCGAGGATCGCGTTTTAGTTGGCATGGGTGCCATTGTACTTGATGGTGTCGTTATTAAAGAAGAAGTAATGATTGGTGCTGGTAGCTTGGTACCGCCTAATAAGGTACTTGAAAGCGGTTATCTGTATGTAGGAAGCCCTGTAAAACAAGCACGCCCATTAAATGATAAAGAGCGTGCCTTTTTACAGAAATCAGCTGACAACTATGTTCAGAATAAAAACGACTATCTAGACTCTGTACTTCCAGTCTAA
- a CDS encoding L-threonylcarbamoyladenylate synthase: MDNFQHTLQALQQGEVIAYPTEGVFGVGCDPDNPQAIKKLLELKQRPIEKGLILIAASYEQLLPYIDESQLTDDQLATVKATWPGPVTWIMPTSSKVTDWVSGQFDSIAVRVTDHPLVQRMCNAFGKPLTSTSANLTGEPPCMTTEEVQQQLGQHLVAILEGQTGGREKPSEIRDAKTSKILRQG, translated from the coding sequence GTGGATAACTTTCAACATACTTTGCAGGCATTACAACAAGGTGAAGTCATTGCTTACCCGACCGAAGGCGTTTTTGGGGTCGGTTGTGATCCTGATAATCCACAAGCCATCAAGAAATTACTCGAGTTAAAACAGCGCCCGATTGAAAAGGGCTTGATCTTAATAGCAGCAAGTTACGAGCAGTTATTGCCTTATATTGATGAAAGCCAACTAACCGATGACCAATTAGCGACGGTCAAAGCGACATGGCCTGGCCCGGTCACTTGGATTATGCCAACCAGCAGTAAAGTCACTGACTGGGTAAGTGGCCAGTTTGATTCCATCGCGGTACGAGTGACTGATCACCCTTTGGTTCAAAGGATGTGTAATGCATTCGGTAAGCCGTTAACCTCTACCAGTGCCAACCTGACTGGCGAGCCGCCTTGTATGACGACTGAAGAAGTTCAACAGCAACTAGGTCAACACTTAGTTGCGATTCTAGAAGGTCAAACGGGTGGCCGTGAGAAACCAAGTGAAATTAGAGATGCAAAAACGTCGAAAATATTAAGACAGGGTTAA
- a CDS encoding DUF1488 family protein, with protein MNQSILFPDIQDWDEASQSIIFPAQQSGALIECVMAIEELSQLAGKGVEGGEQALVIFSELRFDIEELVEELIEEEEYDSSNRIQIKVL; from the coding sequence GTGAATCAATCAATCCTATTTCCAGATATTCAAGATTGGGATGAAGCGAGTCAATCTATTATCTTCCCTGCACAACAGTCAGGCGCTCTGATTGAATGTGTCATGGCTATTGAAGAATTATCACAATTGGCTGGTAAAGGGGTAGAAGGTGGAGAACAAGCTTTAGTTATCTTTTCAGAGCTACGTTTTGATATTGAAGAGCTGGTGGAAGAACTCATAGAAGAAGAGGAGTATGACTCCTCTAATCGGATTCAGATCAAGGTGCTTTAG
- the purE gene encoding 5-(carboxyamino)imidazole ribonucleotide mutase: MTVGIIMGSKSDWPTMKLAAEMLDQFGVAYETKVVSAHRTPQLLADYATSAKERGIKVIIAGAGGAAHLPGMAAAFTSVPVLGVPVQSKALKGMDSLLSIVQMPKGIAVGTLAIGEAGAANAGILAAQIIGTHNEEIMAKVEAFRSEQTETVLANPNPAED; the protein is encoded by the coding sequence ATGACTGTCGGTATTATCATGGGTTCTAAATCTGATTGGCCAACAATGAAGCTAGCTGCAGAAATGTTGGATCAGTTTGGCGTGGCGTACGAAACAAAAGTGGTTTCTGCTCACCGCACACCTCAATTGCTTGCTGACTACGCAACCAGTGCGAAAGAGCGTGGTATTAAAGTAATTATTGCAGGAGCGGGCGGGGCTGCACATCTTCCAGGTATGGCTGCAGCTTTCACAAGCGTACCTGTTTTGGGTGTTCCTGTTCAGTCTAAAGCACTAAAAGGCATGGACTCTCTGCTTTCTATCGTACAAATGCCAAAAGGTATCGCTGTAGGTACTTTGGCTATCGGTGAAGCTGGCGCTGCCAATGCTGGCATCCTAGCCGCTCAAATCATTGGTACACACAATGAAGAAATAATGGCGAAAGTAGAAGCGTTCCGCTCTGAGCAAACAGAAACGGTTCTTGCTAATCCAAACCCTGCAGAGGACTAA
- a CDS encoding DNA topoisomerase family protein, with product MSSKIDNQLFSAHEHALEHDPCPQCGGELQLRHGKHGPFLGCKLYPSCDYIKPLHQNDGHVVKELGVPCPECQNELVLRQGRFGMFIGCSNYPECHHIESLDQPKEQIEEKPLVGCPECGRGHLVERKSRYGKTFYACDNYPKCKFAVNQPPIIGRCEECQFPLLLEKKTANGTKKQCADRKCHHIQSQ from the coding sequence ATGAGCAGTAAGATTGATAACCAACTTTTTTCAGCACATGAACATGCATTAGAGCATGATCCATGCCCTCAATGTGGTGGAGAGCTTCAGCTTCGCCATGGTAAGCACGGTCCGTTTTTAGGCTGTAAGCTTTACCCAAGTTGTGATTACATCAAACCATTACATCAAAATGATGGTCATGTGGTTAAGGAACTTGGAGTCCCATGTCCTGAATGCCAGAATGAGTTGGTATTAAGGCAAGGACGATTTGGGATGTTCATCGGGTGCAGTAATTACCCTGAATGCCATCATATTGAGTCGTTAGATCAGCCTAAAGAGCAGATTGAAGAAAAGCCTTTGGTTGGTTGTCCTGAATGTGGACGAGGCCACTTGGTTGAGCGTAAATCTCGCTATGGCAAAACCTTCTATGCTTGTGATAACTACCCTAAGTGTAAGTTCGCAGTTAATCAGCCACCCATTATAGGTCGTTGTGAAGAGTGTCAGTTCCCGTTGTTACTTGAGAAGAAAACAGCCAATGGTACCAAGAAGCAATGTGCTGATCGCAAGTGTCATCATATTCAATCTCAGTAG
- a CDS encoding 5-(carboxyamino)imidazole ribonucleotide synthase — MHVLVLGAGQLARMMSLAGAPLNIEISAFDIGSKNIVHPLTQAILGNGLENAIERADVITAEFEHIPHDVLEVCERSGKFLPTTEAIKAGGDRRLEKALLDEASVKNAKYYVINSRENFDAAIAHVGLPMVLKSTLGGYDGKGQWRLKTLNNVDATWTEMAECIAATDNQAIVAEEFVPFDREVSLVGARGANGEIQVYPLAENVHTDGVLSLSTAIDDIELQEQAKTMFTAIAERLDYVGVLALEFFDVQGSLLVNEIAPRVHNSGHWTQQGAETCQFENHLRAVCGMPLGSTKLVRPTAMINILGEDTLPEEILAQGGCHVHWYGKEKRAGRKMGHINVSADYNAELQRALCSLADILDRQAYPAVHEFAEKMK, encoded by the coding sequence ATGCATGTTCTTGTGTTAGGCGCGGGCCAACTTGCTCGCATGATGTCCCTAGCGGGGGCACCACTGAATATTGAAATTTCTGCTTTTGATATCGGCAGCAAAAATATTGTTCACCCATTAACGCAAGCGATTCTAGGCAATGGTTTAGAAAATGCGATTGAGCGTGCGGACGTCATTACTGCCGAGTTCGAACATATCCCTCACGATGTACTTGAGGTATGTGAGCGCAGCGGTAAGTTCTTACCGACAACAGAAGCAATCAAAGCCGGCGGTGACCGTCGCCTTGAAAAAGCCCTGTTAGACGAAGCAAGCGTGAAAAATGCTAAGTACTACGTGATTAACTCTCGCGAAAACTTTGACGCTGCGATCGCTCACGTTGGCTTACCAATGGTATTGAAGAGCACACTTGGTGGCTACGACGGCAAAGGTCAATGGCGCTTGAAGACATTAAACAATGTTGACGCAACTTGGACAGAAATGGCTGAGTGCATTGCCGCAACAGACAACCAAGCGATTGTAGCTGAAGAGTTCGTTCCATTTGACCGTGAAGTATCACTGGTTGGTGCTCGTGGCGCTAATGGCGAGATTCAAGTGTACCCATTGGCTGAAAATGTTCACACCGATGGCGTGTTGAGCTTATCGACAGCGATTGATGACATTGAACTGCAAGAGCAAGCGAAAACCATGTTCACCGCCATTGCAGAACGCTTAGATTACGTTGGCGTACTAGCACTTGAGTTCTTTGATGTTCAAGGTTCACTGCTGGTTAACGAGATTGCACCACGTGTTCATAACTCTGGCCACTGGACGCAACAAGGCGCTGAGACTTGTCAGTTTGAAAACCATCTACGTGCCGTATGTGGAATGCCACTAGGTAGCACTAAGCTGGTTCGCCCAACCGCAATGATCAACATCCTTGGCGAAGATACTCTACCTGAAGAGATTTTGGCTCAAGGTGGTTGTCATGTTCATTGGTATGGCAAAGAGAAGCGCGCAGGCCGTAAGATGGGCCACATAAACGTGAGTGCTGACTACAATGCAGAGCTGCAAAGAGCGTTATGCTCTCTGGCAGACATTCTCGACAGACAAGCCTACCCTGCTGTGCATGAATTTGCAGAGAAGATGAAGTAA
- a CDS encoding DUF494 family protein yields the protein MMMDILMYLFETYIHSDSELQVDQDELEDELLRAGFNQSDIYKALHWLEELAALQETDNQAAIATCSTTSMRVYTEKEVSRINLECRGFLLFLEQINVLTTEIREMVIDRVMGLETNEFELDDLKWIILMVLFNVPGNESAYTQMEELLYTKEQGILH from the coding sequence ATGATGATGGACATACTGATGTACTTGTTTGAAACCTACATCCATAGCGATTCTGAATTGCAAGTGGATCAAGATGAGCTGGAAGATGAATTGCTTCGAGCTGGTTTTAATCAAAGTGATATATACAAAGCTCTCCATTGGTTAGAAGAGCTTGCTGCATTGCAAGAAACAGATAACCAAGCAGCAATCGCGACATGTTCGACAACATCGATGCGAGTTTACACCGAGAAAGAAGTGTCTCGAATTAATTTGGAATGTCGTGGGTTTTTATTATTCCTAGAGCAGATCAACGTATTAACGACCGAAATTCGCGAGATGGTGATTGATCGCGTAATGGGTTTGGAAACAAACGAATTTGAGCTGGATGATCTGAAGTGGATTATTTTAATGGTACTGTTTAATGTGCCTGGTAATGAAAGTGCGTATACGCAAATGGAAGAGCTGCTGTACACCAAAGAGCAAGGTATCTTGCATTAA
- the hemF gene encoding oxygen-dependent coproporphyrinogen oxidase, whose protein sequence is MSAIDKEAVKQFLLSLQDSICQQLEQADGAALFEEDAWEREPGERLGGGGRTRVMTNGAVFEQGGVNFSHVAGKAMPASATAHRPELAGRKFEAMGVSLVIHPKNPYIPTSHANVRFFIAEKEGEDPIWWFGGGFDLTPFYPFDEDCQSWHQTAKDLCAPFGDDVYQEHKEWCDKYFYLPHRDETRGVGGLFFDDLNEWGFDKSFVYMQAVGEGFAAAYLPIVERRKETSYGERERDFQLYRRGRYVEFNLVYDRGTLFGLQSGGRTESILMSMPPLARWEYRYEPQAGSPEALLYSDYLKPRVW, encoded by the coding sequence ATGTCAGCAATTGATAAAGAAGCAGTAAAACAGTTTTTACTGAGCCTACAAGATTCGATTTGCCAACAGCTTGAGCAAGCTGATGGCGCAGCACTGTTTGAAGAAGATGCATGGGAACGTGAACCTGGCGAACGTCTTGGTGGCGGTGGTCGAACTCGTGTGATGACCAATGGTGCGGTCTTTGAGCAAGGTGGGGTTAATTTCTCTCACGTCGCAGGTAAGGCAATGCCTGCCTCAGCCACAGCTCATCGCCCTGAGTTAGCCGGACGTAAGTTTGAAGCTATGGGGGTCTCATTAGTTATCCACCCTAAAAACCCATACATCCCAACTTCACACGCCAACGTTCGATTCTTTATTGCGGAAAAAGAAGGGGAAGACCCGATTTGGTGGTTTGGCGGTGGTTTTGACTTAACGCCATTTTATCCTTTTGATGAAGACTGCCAATCTTGGCATCAAACCGCGAAAGATCTTTGTGCGCCGTTTGGTGATGATGTTTATCAAGAACATAAAGAGTGGTGTGATAAATACTTCTATCTGCCTCACCGAGACGAAACACGCGGTGTTGGTGGTCTGTTCTTTGATGATCTGAATGAATGGGGTTTCGATAAGAGCTTTGTTTATATGCAGGCAGTTGGTGAAGGCTTTGCAGCTGCCTATCTACCCATTGTAGAGCGCCGCAAAGAAACGTCTTACGGTGAGCGCGAGCGTGACTTCCAACTTTATCGTCGTGGTCGCTATGTCGAATTTAACCTAGTCTATGACCGTGGTACCTTATTTGGTTTACAAAGTGGTGGTCGTACAGAGTCTATATTAATGTCGATGCCACCATTAGCCCGTTGGGAATATCGCTACGAACCACAAGCGGGTTCACCAGAAGCTTTGCTTTATAGCGACTACCTAAAGCCTCGAGTTTGGTAG
- a CDS encoding thiamine phosphate synthase: protein MTVKILIPTQIVELTGEIQHCLLIAKQQDFAINHVELGVSPTPYFSLVEEDSTTNIGFNDGGFELNRSVEDFVLEYNQTIPFDVLLERLSSSEQSIFVGLKDTDRRLDIWSTLDGNRAIHTSRKPNDVDTYRHISWFVTLLALDFPIEDALVIANAASNVPRETWPNSFDVFPVPILEDKRLGIHVGWAHSNNPLTFPSLIKSSLGLYPVVDDVSWIETLLKLGVKTIQLRIKNPNQADLEKQVKQAICLGQKYQAQVFINDYWKLALKHQAFGVHLGQEDIEESNLLQLSEAGIRLGLSTHGYYELLRIIQINPSYIALGHIFPTTTKQMPSKPQGLVRLGLYQQLIDTIPYSQTTLGYPTVAIGGIDQHTAPEVWDCGVSSLAVVRAITLADSPKDVVNFFDDLINKNPRQEIQKPTFVHQPLEISHAE from the coding sequence ATCACAGTGAAAATATTAATCCCTACTCAAATTGTTGAGCTAACGGGAGAGATACAACACTGTTTATTAATTGCGAAGCAACAAGACTTTGCAATTAATCATGTTGAGTTGGGTGTAAGTCCAACTCCGTATTTCTCTTTAGTTGAAGAAGATAGCACCACTAACATTGGATTCAATGACGGTGGATTTGAGCTTAATCGCTCCGTAGAAGATTTTGTCCTTGAGTACAATCAAACAATACCCTTTGATGTGTTATTAGAGCGTCTAAGTTCAAGTGAGCAAAGTATTTTTGTTGGCTTGAAAGATACGGATAGAAGACTGGATATATGGTCGACTCTTGATGGTAACCGAGCTATTCATACATCTAGAAAACCGAATGACGTAGATACCTATAGACATATATCTTGGTTTGTTACTTTACTCGCTTTAGATTTCCCCATTGAAGATGCTTTGGTCATTGCTAACGCAGCTTCTAATGTTCCACGTGAAACATGGCCAAATAGTTTCGACGTATTCCCAGTTCCTATTCTTGAAGATAAGAGGCTAGGAATACATGTTGGTTGGGCGCACTCGAACAATCCGCTGACTTTCCCAAGCCTGATTAAATCTAGCTTAGGGCTATACCCCGTAGTAGACGACGTAAGTTGGATTGAAACGTTGCTGAAGTTAGGTGTTAAAACTATTCAGCTCAGAATAAAAAATCCGAATCAAGCCGATCTTGAAAAACAAGTCAAGCAAGCGATCTGTCTGGGTCAAAAGTATCAGGCTCAAGTCTTTATTAATGACTACTGGAAGCTGGCACTTAAACACCAAGCATTCGGAGTGCATTTGGGGCAGGAAGATATTGAAGAGTCAAACTTATTACAGCTGAGTGAGGCTGGAATTAGACTGGGGCTTTCTACACATGGCTATTATGAGTTACTTCGGATTATACAAATCAACCCAAGCTATATTGCCCTTGGTCATATCTTTCCAACTACTACAAAGCAAATGCCCTCGAAGCCACAAGGTCTCGTTCGTTTAGGTTTATATCAACAGTTGATTGATACGATCCCTTATTCACAAACTACATTGGGTTACCCGACTGTCGCCATTGGCGGTATAGATCAACATACAGCACCTGAAGTCTGGGACTGTGGTGTATCTAGTTTAGCTGTGGTTCGAGCGATAACTTTGGCTGATTCGCCAAAAGACGTCGTCAATTTTTTTGATGATCTGATCAATAAAAACCCTCGCCAAGAAATCCAGAAACCAACTTTTGTTCATCAACCTTTGGAGATCAGTCATGCTGAGTGA
- the dprA gene encoding DNA-processing protein DprA yields the protein MNEQELSAWLTLSFIPQLGGKRLSRLLAFDSPLNIVQSSSQQLQAFGLSPKQVSYLFEKAPKEVDDCLAWLNKHSNHHIITSSCSLYPKQLANIASAPSVLFVKGQADKLIEPQIAMVGSRNATLEGLNTAKLFAQEFVKKGLIVTSGLALGIDGYAHDGALKAGGETFAVLGSGLESIYPARHRSLAERIVESGALISEFRPHAKPRPEHFPRRNRIISGLSLGTLVVEAAEKSGSLITARYALEQDREVFALPGSIHTPTSRGGNSLIKAGACLVQSAHDVLFELESLLHWSIEQQPSLFPTQEPSLTVSQNEQLPFPQLLANVGIEATPVDILAQRTHIPVHEVMMQLLELELLGHVVAVSGGYIRKGRD from the coding sequence GTGAATGAGCAGGAGCTTTCTGCTTGGCTAACTCTTAGCTTCATTCCTCAACTCGGCGGGAAGCGACTTTCCCGCCTGCTGGCATTTGACTCGCCTTTAAATATTGTTCAATCTTCCTCGCAACAGCTTCAAGCTTTTGGCTTATCACCTAAGCAAGTTTCTTACCTTTTTGAAAAAGCACCTAAAGAAGTGGATGATTGCCTTGCTTGGTTAAATAAGCATTCAAACCATCATATAATTACTTCGTCTTGTTCCCTTTATCCGAAACAGTTAGCAAATATTGCCTCTGCGCCGAGCGTACTATTTGTAAAAGGGCAGGCTGATAAATTAATTGAACCTCAAATAGCTATGGTCGGTAGTAGAAATGCCACTTTAGAAGGTCTTAATACTGCGAAGTTATTTGCTCAGGAGTTTGTGAAAAAAGGGTTGATAGTGACTAGCGGGTTAGCGTTAGGCATTGATGGCTATGCGCATGATGGAGCTTTAAAGGCGGGAGGAGAAACTTTCGCGGTTTTAGGTTCTGGTCTAGAGTCTATTTACCCCGCAAGGCATCGGAGTTTGGCCGAGAGAATTGTAGAAAGTGGTGCTTTAATTTCTGAATTTCGTCCTCACGCTAAACCTCGACCTGAACATTTCCCTCGCCGTAACCGTATTATTAGTGGCTTGTCTTTAGGTACGTTAGTGGTTGAGGCGGCTGAAAAGAGTGGTTCGCTTATCACAGCTCGGTATGCATTGGAGCAAGACAGAGAAGTCTTCGCGCTTCCTGGCTCTATCCACACTCCTACTAGTCGAGGCGGAAATAGTTTAATAAAAGCAGGTGCTTGCCTAGTTCAAAGTGCTCACGATGTTTTATTCGAATTAGAAAGCCTACTACATTGGTCAATAGAACAGCAGCCCAGCTTGTTTCCAACTCAAGAACCTTCCTTAACAGTCAGTCAAAATGAACAATTGCCATTTCCACAGCTGTTAGCTAACGTAGGAATAGAAGCGACACCCGTTGATATTTTGGCACAGAGAACCCATATACCTGTGCATGAAGTCATGATGCAGCTTTTGGAGCTTGAACTCCTTGGGCATGTTGTTGCAGTTTCTGGTGGCTATATTCGAAAGGGGAGAGACTAG
- the crcB gene encoding fluoride efflux transporter CrcB, translated as MGQLSILGFIAVGGAFGACSRYLISELCVALFGRGFPYGTLTVNVIGSFIMGLLIAAFENELLATEPWRQIIGLGFLGALTTFSTFSMDNVLLMQQGAFFKMGLNVLLNVVLSISAAWIGFQLLIKS; from the coding sequence ATGGGACAATTATCAATTTTGGGCTTTATCGCTGTGGGTGGTGCATTTGGTGCATGCTCACGCTATCTAATATCAGAACTTTGCGTCGCATTATTTGGGCGAGGTTTTCCATACGGAACTTTAACGGTTAATGTTATTGGCTCGTTTATCATGGGGTTATTAATCGCTGCATTTGAAAATGAGCTACTTGCTACAGAACCGTGGCGACAGATTATCGGTTTAGGTTTCCTTGGTGCATTAACTACCTTTTCAACCTTCTCTATGGATAATGTATTACTGATGCAGCAGGGCGCTTTTTTTAAGATGGGTCTGAATGTTTTACTTAATGTCGTATTAAGTATCTCCGCAGCATGGATTGGCTTCCAGCTTTTAATTAAATCTTAA
- the aroE gene encoding shikimate dehydrogenase, producing MTQQVDRYAVFGNPIVQSKSPFIHTLFARQTNQQLTYTALQPDSGQFIAAAKAFFNDGGRGCNVTAPFKEDAYQFANRLTERAELAGAVNTLKKLDDGEIIGDNTDGEGLVQDLLQQKVVLEGARILLLGAGGAARGVIQPLLDQKPQQLVVANRTRSKAELLAEMFFSYGNIKGVGLSDVNEGFDVIINSTSSGLSGQLPEVSDVIFNTNSVVYDMVYGSGNTVFNQWALDNGVHAAYDGLGMLVGQAAESFMLWRGLRPGSKQVLRELRKNLEV from the coding sequence ATGACACAGCAAGTAGATCGTTATGCCGTTTTCGGCAACCCCATTGTGCAAAGCAAATCGCCTTTTATTCATACCTTGTTTGCCCGTCAAACCAATCAGCAACTTACCTACACTGCATTACAGCCAGATAGTGGCCAATTTATCGCTGCTGCTAAAGCTTTTTTTAATGACGGTGGTAGGGGGTGTAACGTCACTGCGCCTTTTAAAGAAGATGCGTATCAGTTCGCTAACCGCCTGACTGAAAGGGCTGAACTAGCGGGTGCCGTAAACACACTTAAGAAGTTAGATGATGGAGAAATCATCGGTGATAACACTGATGGCGAGGGTTTAGTTCAAGACCTTCTTCAGCAGAAAGTGGTGTTAGAAGGAGCTCGTATTCTTTTGCTTGGCGCTGGTGGCGCTGCGCGAGGTGTAATTCAACCTCTTCTTGACCAAAAACCGCAACAATTGGTGGTCGCTAACCGAACCCGTTCAAAGGCAGAACTATTGGCTGAAATGTTTTTTTCGTATGGAAACATCAAGGGGGTGGGGTTAAGTGATGTTAATGAAGGGTTTGATGTGATTATTAACTCTACTTCGTCTGGTCTAAGTGGTCAGCTTCCTGAAGTTTCGGATGTGATTTTTAATACCAATAGTGTCGTCTATGACATGGTCTACGGATCTGGAAATACGGTATTCAATCAATGGGCTCTAGATAATGGAGTTCATGCTGCTTATGACGGATTAGGCATGTTAGTAGGTCAAGCTGCGGAAAGCTTTATGCTATGGCGAGGGTTACGCCCTGGTTCTAAACAGGTATTAAGAGAACTACGTAAAAATTTAGAGGTATAA
- the thiC gene encoding phosphomethylpyrimidine synthase ThiC translates to MSSRKQSRLEAKQFIDSLSVQPYPNSNKTYIEGSRPDIQVPVREISLADSLVGGTKDAPIFEPNEPIQVYDTSGFYTDPSHDIDLYSGLSKLRENWIEERSDTELLDDVSSVYTKERLEDETLDDLRYGNLPRIRRATEGSCVTQLHYARQGIITPEMEYIAIRENMGRQKFADEQLNHQHPGHSFGANLPKEITPEFVRKEVAEGRAIIPSNINHPESEPMIIGRNFLVKVNANIGNSSVSSSIEEEVEKLVWSTRWGGDTVMDLSTGRNIHETREWILRNSPVPIGTVPMYQALEKVNGVAEDLNWEVMRDTLIEQAEQGVDYFTIHAGLLLRYVPMTAKRVTGIVSRGGSIIAKWCLAHHQESFLYTHFREICEICAKYDVALSLGDGLRPGSIADANDEAQFSELRTLGELTKVAWEYDVQVIIEGPGHVPMHLIKENMDEQLEHCHEAPFYTLGPLTTDIAPGYDHITSGIGAAMIGWYGCAMLCYVTPKEHLGLPNKEDVKTGLITYKLAAHAADLAKGHPGAQIRDNALSKARFEFRWEDQFNLGLDPDTARAFHDETLPQESGKVAHFCSMCGPKFCSMKISQEVREYAKDSKQVAADQAIEIKMLDNPLKGMRKKSQEFRETGSELYHLAVSDKEAQLED, encoded by the coding sequence ATGTCGAGCCGTAAACAATCAAGATTGGAAGCGAAGCAATTTATTGATTCACTTTCAGTACAACCCTACCCAAACTCTAATAAAACTTATATTGAAGGTTCACGCCCAGATATCCAAGTACCTGTTCGTGAAATATCTTTGGCTGACAGCTTAGTCGGAGGTACTAAAGATGCCCCTATATTTGAGCCTAATGAGCCTATTCAAGTTTATGACACCTCAGGCTTTTACACCGATCCAAGTCATGATATCGACCTTTACAGCGGTCTTTCTAAGCTAAGAGAGAATTGGATTGAGGAAAGAAGCGATACTGAATTACTTGATGACGTAAGTTCTGTATATACGAAGGAGAGGTTAGAGGATGAGACTCTCGATGACCTACGTTATGGAAATCTACCACGTATTAGGCGTGCTACTGAAGGTAGTTGTGTTACACAGTTGCACTATGCTCGACAAGGTATCATTACTCCTGAAATGGAATACATTGCCATTCGTGAGAATATGGGGCGTCAAAAGTTTGCAGATGAACAGCTAAACCATCAACATCCTGGACACAGTTTTGGTGCCAATCTACCTAAAGAAATTACCCCTGAGTTTGTTCGAAAAGAAGTTGCTGAAGGACGAGCTATTATCCCTTCAAATATTAACCACCCTGAATCAGAGCCAATGATCATTGGTCGAAACTTCCTAGTGAAAGTGAATGCTAATATTGGTAACTCTTCAGTGAGCTCCTCAATTGAAGAGGAAGTTGAGAAGTTAGTATGGTCAACTCGTTGGGGCGGCGACACTGTGATGGATCTGTCTACTGGACGTAATATTCACGAAACTCGAGAATGGATACTACGTAACAGCCCTGTGCCGATTGGTACCGTTCCAATGTACCAGGCCCTTGAAAAAGTTAATGGCGTTGCTGAAGATCTTAATTGGGAAGTCATGCGTGATACGCTGATTGAACAAGCAGAGCAGGGTGTTGACTACTTTACTATTCACGCTGGCTTACTACTGCGCTATGTTCCAATGACTGCTAAGCGTGTGACAGGTATTGTCTCTCGTGGCGGTTCTATTATTGCGAAATGGTGTCTTGCTCACCACCAAGAAAGCTTCCTTTATACCCATTTCCGTGAAATCTGTGAAATCTGTGCAAAGTACGATGTTGCTCTGTCATTAGGTGATGGTTTACGCCCAGGCTCTATTGCAGATGCCAATGATGAGGCTCAATTCTCAGAGTTACGTACTTTAGGTGAGTTAACTAAGGTGGCTTGGGAGTATGATGTTCAAGTGATCATTGAAGGTCCTGGTCATGTTCCAATGCATCTGATTAAAGAGAATATGGATGAGCAGTTAGAGCATTGTCATGAAGCTCCATTCTATACGCTAGGTCCACTTACTACTGATATTGCCCCAGGCTACGATCATATTACCTCTGGTATTGGTGCTGCAATGATTGGTTGGTACGGCTGTGCGATGCTTTGCTATGTAACACCGAAAGAGCACTTAGGGCTACCAAATAAAGAAGATGTGAAGACGGGTTTGATTACATATAAGCTTGCTGCACATGCTGCAGACTTAGCAAAAGGCCACCCAGGAGCACAGATTCGTGATAATGCACTATCAAAAGCACGCTTTGAATTCCGTTGGGAGGACCAGTTTAACTTAGGTCTAGACCCTGATACGGCAAGAGCATTCCATGATGAAACCTTACCTCAAGAGTCTGGTAAAGTTGCGCACTTTTGCTCTATGTGTGGTCCTAAATTCTGCTCAATGAAGATATCTCAAGAAGTTCGTGAGTATGCAAAAGATTCAAAGCAAGTAGCGGCTGATCAAGCGATTGAAATCAAAATGCTGGATAACCCACTAAAAGGTATGCGTAAAAAATCGCAGGAATTTAGAGAGACAGGATCTGAGCTATACCATCTCGCAGTTTCCGACAAAGAGGCTCAGCTAGAGGACTAA